Sequence from the Acidobacteriota bacterium genome:
CGCATTCGATTGGTTTGAGCAGACGGGACTGATGGCCGTGATCGATGGCAACATCGCCGTCATTGTGCAGGGCCGCAGCCGTAGTATCACACAGCCGTTGGACAACGCGGCGTCGAAGTTTGTGGAGACCTGGGAGGCCGAGTCCGACCTGAAGACGTACGCGGCGGCGGTGGCCGATCTGCTGAAGTTCCAGCTCGAGGAGGGACGCCAGCCGGAGATGAGCGCGGCCGAGTGGCTCGCGTTCGCCAGCAAGGCTTCGTTCCATGACGCTCGGGAGAAGGCCCGATCGATGGGCATTGAGGCTGTGTGGGATTGCGAGCTGTCGAGAACGCCGGAGGGTTACTATCAGGTGAAAGGCGGCATTGCGTACGCCATCGCCAAGTCGCTGGCCGTGGCCCCGTTCGCCGATTTGCTGTGGATGGAGACCGCGACCGCCGACCTGCATGAAGCGCGCGAATTCGCCGAGGCCATTCACGCCGAATTTCCCGACAAGATGCTGGCCTACAATCTCTCGCCATCGTTCAACTGGGACACCGCGGGCATGAGCGAGAGCGATATGGCGGCGTATCCGAAGGAGTTGGGCAAGCTGGGATTTGTCTTTAACTTCATCACGTATGGAGGCCACCAGGTCGACGGTCTCGCATCGGAGGAGTTCGCCAACTCGTTAATGGAAGATGGCATGTTGGCGCTCGCCCGGCTGCAGCGAAAGTTGCGCCTGCTCGATTCGCCCTACAAGACGCCGCAAACACTTGTCGGCGGCCCGCGCGGCGATGGCGCGCTGGAAGCGACATCGGGTCGCACGGCCACCACCAAGGCGATGGGCAAAGGTTCCACGCAGTACCAGCATCTTGTGCAGACGGAGGTTCCGCCGCGCTTGCTGGAAAGTTGGCTTGAAATGTGGGCGAAGTATTATCGTGTTGGACAGGGCCTGCGCGTCCAGTTGCGTCCTCACAAGTCAGCCGCCGAATTGCTGGAGCTGAATATTCTCAGCGAGAAAAATGAGAAGGTTGCCAACGCGGTGTTTTCCTACATTCACGACCTGCGCGGCAAGAATATTCTGACCTTCCGCGACCACAATACCTTCAGTGTTCATCTACGGCAGAAGCGCCTGATGACGCTGCTGCACCTGTTTCTCATCCACCGCTACAAGAGCGATTCGGTGTTTTACGTGAATCCCACCGAAGACAATCAGAAGCAGAGCCGGGGCATGCGCGACATGGGCATCTACAAGAATGTCTCCACCGAGATCGGCGACATTATCACGGCCACGGTCAACCCGGACCGCGTCAAGGAACTTCTGGCGGCGGATCAGGCAGCGTTGAAAAATCTGATCTTCAAAAAAAGGAAGTCATAGCGGGAAGGAAAGCCGGTCATTTCGCGACGGGCGAGAATTCATCCTCGGCTAGAAACTCGTGGATGAAGGGGTCGCGCGAGGCAGCGAGTTCGGCGGGCGAGCCGAAGAAGATGGCGTGGCCGCCCTCCAGCACCATGATGCGGTCGCCCAGTTGCCGGGCCAGACGCGTGTCGTGCGTTACCACCACGGAGGTGAGCTTGAGCTGGAGCTTCAGCTTGGCGATCAGCGAGGCGATGTGCCGCGACATCAGCGGATCGACCATGGTCGTGGGCTCGTCAAATAACACGGCCTCCGGTCGCGCCGACAGTGCGCGCGCGATGGCCGCGGCGCGCTTCATCCCGGTGCTCAACTCAGAGGGGAACTGCTCGGCCAACTCGGAGATTTCCAACATCTCCAGCAATCCGACAACAATCTCGCGGATTTGATCATCGCCCCAATCGCTCTGCTCGCGTAGCGGAAACGCCACATTCTCGAAGATGCTGAGC
This genomic interval carries:
- a CDS encoding ATP-binding cassette domain-containing protein; this encodes MSGRPCQTQNSGCRRQCPEWPELSTVLRPMLGLLRIDGNFHMDHYIDFQHVSKAFGDREVLRDVSFFVDPGETLAIMGRSGVGKSVSLQHIMGFLKPDAGRIWVAGEDITDYAESELQRIRKKVTMVFQSGALFDSLSIFENVAFPLREQSDWGDDQIREIVVGLLEMLEISELAEQFPSELSTGMKRAAAIARALSARPEAVLFDEPTTMVDPLMSRHIASLIAKLKLQLKLTSVVVTHDTRLARQLGDRIMVLEGGHAIFFGSPAELAASRDPFIHEFLAEDEFSPVAK
- a CDS encoding isocitrate lyase family protein; the protein is MKKWFACPRFTGITRLYSAGQVVQHRGTIETEYLVAKTAAEEFYARLRELFARGEQITTFGPYSPGQAVMIKRAGIEGIYLGGWATSAKGSINEDPGPDLASYPLSQVPDEAATLIRALLSADKNQRYLRSKMTEKELKASRKVDYRPWIIADADTGHGGDPHVRNLIRRFVEVGVAGYHIEDQKPGTKKCGHQGGKVLVPMDEQIKRLNAARFQLDLMNVAGIIVARTDAEAANLLDGRGDERDHPFVLGATKTHLPSYKTCYLAILKRFYDKGVKDVNGHLLYKISSAEYKAAFDWFEQTGLMAVIDGNIAVIVQGRSRSITQPLDNAASKFVETWEAESDLKTYAAAVADLLKFQLEEGRQPEMSAAEWLAFASKASFHDAREKARSMGIEAVWDCELSRTPEGYYQVKGGIAYAIAKSLAVAPFADLLWMETATADLHEAREFAEAIHAEFPDKMLAYNLSPSFNWDTAGMSESDMAAYPKELGKLGFVFNFITYGGHQVDGLASEEFANSLMEDGMLALARLQRKLRLLDSPYKTPQTLVGGPRGDGALEATSGRTATTKAMGKGSTQYQHLVQTEVPPRLLESWLEMWAKYYRVGQGLRVQLRPHKSAAELLELNILSEKNEKVANAVFSYIHDLRGKNILTFRDHNTFSVHLRQKRLMTLLHLFLIHRYKSDSVFYVNPTEDNQKQSRGMRDMGIYKNVSTEIGDIITATVNPDRVKELLAADQAALKNLIFKKRKS